GTTAGCATAAGTAAAAATATTTATCCTGTTTATCCCATTTCACCAAAATCTTTTGATGTGAAAAGATAGTCTTTCAATTCATGCTCAAATTTTGGATCGATTCGTCTTAAATACTCAATTAGCATTGCAGCATGTTCTTTTTCTTCATCTCTATTGTGAATGAGTATTTTCTTTAAATCTTCATCAGTTGTTA
The sequence above is drawn from the Caldisericaceae bacterium genome and encodes:
- a CDS encoding ferritin — protein: MAGNLYEDQKAMGEKAMDFHRAISSLMEELEAIDYYNQRIAVTTDEDLKKILIHNRDEEKEHAAMLIEYLRRIDPKFEHELKDYLFTSKDFGEMG